In Puntigrus tetrazona isolate hp1 chromosome 7, ASM1883169v1, whole genome shotgun sequence, the following are encoded in one genomic region:
- the mesd gene encoding LRP chaperone MESD — MASPVSCRTVSVLFFLVLFVSVHCTDTKPKKKKDIRDYNDADMARLLEEWEKDDDIEEGDLPEHKRSPPPIDFSKIDASRPEELLKMSKKGKTLMVFATVSGNPTEKETEEVTTLWQGSLFNANFDIQRFVVGSNRVIFMLRDGSYAWEIKDFLVAQDRCEDVTVEGQVYPGKAAKKDAKGNEQNETKKKGDKKAANRANKSKQEL; from the exons ATGGCGTCTCCCGTCAGCTGCAGGACTGTATCAGTATTGTTTTTTCTCGTATTGTTCGTATCGGTTCACTGTACAGACACTAAaccgaagaagaagaaagacataAGGGATTATAATGACGCAGATATGGCCAGGCTCCTGGAGGAGTGGGAG AAAGATGACGACATCGAGGAGGGGGATTTACCTGAGCACAAGCGCTCTCCTCCACCCATCGACTTCTCTAAAATAGACGCGTCCCGACCCGAGGAGCTCCTGAAGATGTCCAAGAAGGGAAAGACCCTGATGGTGTTCGCCACCGTGTCAGGAAACCCCACAGAGAAGGAGACGGAGGAGGTCACCACCCTGTGGCAGGGAAGCCTCTTCAACGCCAACTTCGACATTCAGAG ATTTGTGGTGGGATCCAACCGTGTCATCTTCATGCTGCGTGACGGGAGCTACGCCTGGGAGATTAAAGACTTCCTGGTCGCTCAGGACCGCTGTGAGGATGTGACCGTAGAAGGGCAGGTGTACCCTGGGAAAGCCGCCAAGAAAGATGCCAAGGGGAACGAGCAAAACGAGACCAAGAAGAAAGGAGACAAGAAAGCAGCCAACCGAGCCAATAAAAGCAAGCAGGAGCTTTGA
- the LOC122348493 gene encoding talin rod domain-containing protein 1-like produces MASSGSGKSDSEVSTSILSGSLQQRKRLSSVCDACKSKMQLVAELLLLSSETRPVVNADGMPVAETFEKCRDTVIARTKELSIIVHDIQSQLNMGKFVEVGDRLGEMGDLVVSLTEYSAHAAYLAAVEIPGSQAAVSGLVDRYKVTRCRHEVEQTCNVLRLTALADLTPQLLLEVSQNILKNLTALTDASSLASDKSKDRFAREQFKAGVKCMSTSATALLACVRELKACPSDLTRNRCVLFSGPLVQAVHALVGFATEPQFLGKAAAIPPEGKGVQTAVLGGAMSVVSACVLLTQGLKDISQHPENSSQMPLYRDRLRNSACAVSDGCTLLSQALRERSSPRTLPPVNSHSVN; encoded by the coding sequence ATGGCTAGTAGTGGCTCGGGAAAATCAGATAGCGAGGTTTCCACCAGCATCCTTAGCGGAAGCTTGCAACAAAGGAAGAGACTTTCATCCGTCTGCGACGCATGCAAGAGCAAAATGCAGCTGGTGGCGGAGCTGCTCCTGTTGTCCAGCGAGACCAGGCCGGTGGTGAACGCCGACGGGATGCCCGTGGCGGAGACGTTCGAGAAATGCCGCGACACGGTGATCGCGCGAACCAAGGAGCTATCGATCATCGTTCACGATATCCAGAGCCAGCTCAACATGGGGAAGTTCGTGGAGGTCGGCGACCGACTGGGCGAGATGGGCGACTTGGTGGTCTCTCTGACCGAGTATTCGGCGCACGCCGCTTACCTGGCGGCGGTGGAGATCCCGGGTTCCCAAGCTGCCGTTTCCGGTCTGGTTGACCGCTACAAAGTCACCCGATGCCGACACGAAGTGGAGCAAACGTGCAACGTCCTCCGCCTGACGGCTCTGGCCGACCTGACTCCGCAGCTCCTTCTGGAAGTCTCGCAGAACATCCTGAAGAACCTCACCGCGCTTACGGACGCCTCCTCTCTGGCCAGTGATAAATCCAAGGACAGGTTTGCCAGGGAGCAGTTCAAAGCCGGCGTCAAGTGCATGAGCACGAGCGCCACGGCTCTTTTGGCGTGCGTGCGCGAGCTGAAGGCCTGCCCGAGCGACCTGACCCGGAACCGCTGCGTGCTTTTCAGCGGGCCGCTCGTGCAGGCCGTGCACGCCTTGGTGGGCTTCGCCACCGAGCCGCAGTTCCTCGGCAAAGCCGCCGCCATCCCCCCCGAGGGCAAAGGGGTGCAGACGGCTGTTCTGGGCGGCGCCATGAGCGTGGTTTCGGCCTGCGTGCTCCTGACCCAGGGCCTCAAGGATATTTCGCAGCATCCCGAGAACAGCTCCCAGATGCCCCTCTATCGGGATCGGCTGAGAAACTCTGCATGCGCCGTCTCGGACGGCTGCACACTCCTGTCTCAGGCACTAAGGGAACGATCCTCACCTAGAACTTTACCGCCAGTTAACTCTCATTCTGTGAATTAA